In one Lolium rigidum isolate FL_2022 chromosome 3, APGP_CSIRO_Lrig_0.1, whole genome shotgun sequence genomic region, the following are encoded:
- the LOC124701860 gene encoding coatomer subunit gamma-1, producing MPRSLAGDLTDPEMAQPYMKKDDDDSDIEYSPFFGIEKGAVLQEARVFNDPQLDARKCSQVITKLLYLLNQGETFTKVEATGVFFAVTKLFQSNDAGLRRLVYLMIKELSPSSDEVFIVTSSLMKDMNSKTDMYRANAIRVLCRIIDGNLLTQIERYLKQAIVDRNPVVASAALVSGIHLFQANPEIVKRWSNEVQEAVQSRAALVQFHGLALLHQTRQNDRLAISKLVSSLTKGSVRSPLAQCLLIRYTSQVIRESMNTQNGDRPFFDYLESCLRHKSEMVILEAARKITEMDVTSRELAPAITVLQLFLSSSKPVLRFAAVRTLNKVALTRPLAVTNCNVDLESLMSDQNRSIATLAITTLLKTGNESSVDRLMKQITSFMSDIADEFKIVVVEAIRSLCLKFPLKHRSMMIFLSNSLREEGGFEYKKAIVDSIVTLISAIPDAKEMGLLHLCEFIEDCEFTYLSTQILHFLGNEGPRTSDPSRFIRYIYNRVILENSTVRASAVSTLAKFGALVDELKPRIFVLLRRCLFDTDDEVRDRATLYLETLSGEVAVGNSEKDVKEFLFGSFDVPLANLAASLRTYEPSEEPFDISLVSREAKSQPLQDKKAHGKKAPAGAPALAPVSAVDAYQKVLSSIAEFSGFGRLFKSSEPVELTEAETEYAVNVVKHIYERHVVLQYNCTNTIPEQVLEDVTVYVDATDAEDFSEVCSKPLKSLPYDSPGQIFVAFEKPDHVPATGKFSNVLKFTVKEVDTSSGEVDEDGVEDEYQIEDLDIVPADYMLRVAVSNFRNAWENMDPESERVDEYGLGARESLAEAVSAVTGILGMQPCEGTEVVPSNARSHICLLSGVFIGDMKVLVRLSFGLSGPKEVAMKLAVRSDDPEVSDKIHEIVASG from the exons atgcctcgctcgctcgccggcgacctcacgGACCCGGAGATGGCGCAGCCCTACATGAagaaggacgacgacgactccgacA TCGAGTACTCGCCATTTTTCGGGATTGAGAAGGGGGCTGTTCTGCAGGAGGCACGGGTGTTCAATGATCCTCAGCTTGATGCCAGAAAATGCTCGCAG GTCATCACCAAGTTATTGTATTTACTTAATCAAGGAGAGACATTCACAAAG GTTGAGGCCACTGGAGTTTTCTTTGCAGTAACTAAGTTATTCCAGTCCAATGATGCTGGTCTTAGGAGGCTGGTCTATttaatgatcaaagagctttctcCATCTTCAGATGAG GTTTTCATAGTCACAAGCTCATTGATGAAAGACATGAACAGTAAGACAGATATGTACCGTGCCAATGCTATTCGAGTTCTCTGTAGAATAATTGATGGCAACCTCCTTACTCAAATCGAGAGATACTTGAAGCAAGCTATTGTAGACAGAAATCCTGTGGTTGCTAGTGCTGCTCTTGTTAGTGGTATTCACCTGTTTCAG GCAAATCCAGAAATTGTGAAAAGATGGAGCAACGAAGTGCAGGAAGCTGTGCAATCAAGAGCTGCACTTGTGCAATTTCATGGCCTTGCTCTTCTTCACCAG ACCAGACAGAATGACCGTTTGGCCATTAGCAAGCTGGTTTCTAGTTTGACAAAGGGGTCTGTCCGCTCGCCCCTTGCACAATGTCTTCTGATTCGTTACACGAGCCAG GTAATACGTGAGAGCATGAACACACAAAATGGTGATCGCCCATTTTTTGACTATCTGGAATCATGCCTCAGACATAAATCAGAAATGGTGATTTTAGAGGCTGCACGGAAAATAACAGAGATGGACGTCACAAGTCGTGAATTAGCACCAGCGATTACTGTGTTACAGTTATTTCTGAGCTCATCCAAGCCTGTCCTTCGGTTTGCTGCTGTCCGTACACTCAATAAG GTTGCTTTAACACGCCCTTTGGCTGTCACAAACTGCAATGTTGACCTAGAAAGTCTAATGTCAGACCAGAACAGGAGTATAGCAACCCTGGCAATCACTACACTTCTTAAAACTGGCAATGAGTCAAGTGTTGATCGCCTCATGAAACAGATTACCAGTTTCATGTCTGACATAGCAGATGAATTCAAGATAGTTGTTGTTGAAGCTATACGATCTCTGTGCCTGAAGTTCCCACTGAAGCACCGTTCGAT GATGATTTTCTTGAGTAACAGTTTGAGAGAAGAAGGGGGCTTTGAGTATAAGAAGGCCATAGTTGATTCTATAGTTACACTGATCAGTGCGATACCAGACGCCAAAGAAATGGGTCTTTTGCATCTCTGCGAATTCATCGAAGACTGTGAATTCACGTATCTTTCTACTCAG ATATTGCACTTTCTGGGAAATGAAGGTCCAAGAACATCAGATCCAAGTAGATTCATACGCTACATTTACAACCGTGTGATATTGGAAAATTCCACCGTTCGTGCTAGTGCTGTTAGTACATTGGCAAAGTTTGGTGCCTTAGTCGATGAATTGAAG CCTCGGATATTTGTTCTTCTGCGACGGTGCCTTTTTGACACTGATGATGAG GTCCGAGATCGTGCTACACTTTATCTCGAAACTCTGAGTGGTGAAGTTGCTGTAGGTAACTCTGAGAAGGATGTGAAAGAATTTCTATTTGGATCCTTTGATGTGCCGCTTGCCAACTTGGCAGCAAGTCTAAGAACCTAT GAACCATCCGAGGAGCCTTTTGATATATCCTTAGTGTCAAGAGAAGCTAAGTCACAACCACTTCAGGATAAAAAGGCCCATGGAAAGAAGGCACCTGCTGGTGCTCCTGCCCTTGCACCTGTTTCAGCTGTTGACGCTTATCAGAAGGTGCTCTCATCCATTGCTGAGTTCTCTGGGTTCGGAAGGCTCTTCAAG TCGTCTGAACCTGTGGAGCTGACCGAGGCAGAGACTGAATATGCTGTTAACGTGGTTAAGCACATTTACGAAAGACATGTTGTATTGCAATACAACTGTACCAACACTATACCCGAACAAGTGCTAGAAGAT GTTACCGTCTATGTTGATGCTACGGATGCTGAAGATTTTTCAGAAGTTTGTTCAAAGCCTCTTAAAAGCTTGCCATATGATTCACCTGGTCAAATTTTTGTTGCTTTCGAAAAGCCAGATCATGTTCCTGCTACTGGGAAATTTTCAAATGTGCTGAAGTTCACTGTTAAGGAG GTTGACACATCTTCAGGGGAAGTCGACGAAGATGGTGTGGAGGATGAATACCAAATAGAAGACCTTGACATTGTTCCAGCTGATTATATGTTGAGGGTTGCAGTCTCCAATTTTAGAAATGCCTGGGAAAATATGGACCCTGAAAGTGAACGTGTCGATGAGTATGGACTTGGTGCTAGAGAGAGCTTGGCTGAGGCCGTGAGTGCTGTCACTGGCATCCTTGGCATGCAACCGTGTGAG GGCACTGAGGTGGTACCAAGCAATGCAAGATCGCACATTTGCTTGCTATCTGGCGTATTTATCGGGGACATGAAGGTTCTTGTCAGGTTATCATTTGGACTAAGCGGGCCCAAGGAAGTGGCGATGAAGCTGGCGGTCAGGTCAGACGACCCTGAAGTCAGTGACAAGATCCACGAAATTGTTGCCAGCGGCTAA